TCCACGCCCAAATTGGAACAAAGACTATCCTGTTGAGTACATCCAATGTGATGTCTCTGACACAAAAGAAACCCAAGCCAAACTTTCCCAACTCACCGATGTGACACACATTTTCTATGTAACATGGGCTAGTCGGCCCACCGAAGCCCAAAATTGTGAAACCAATGGTACTATGTTCCGCAATGTTCTACGAGCAGTAATTCCCCACACACCAAACCTCAAACACATTTGTCTTCAAACAGGTACCAAACACTACTTAGGACCCTTCGAAACCTTTGGCAAAGTCAAACCCCATATCCCACCTTTTACTGAGGACATGCCACGTTTAAATGTGCCCAGTTTTTATTACACTCAAGAAGATATTTTGTTCGATGAAGTTAAGAATAAAGAGGGGTTGACTTGGTCAATCCATAGGCCTACTACCATATTTGGGTTTTCACCTTATAGTTTGATGAATATAATTGGCACGTTTTGTGTGTATGCGGCTATATGTAAGCACGAGGGGCTTACTTTGAAATTTCCTGGAAACAAAGATGCTTGGGAATGTTACTATGTGACTTCTTCAGATGCTGATCTTATTGCTGAGCAACAAATTTGGGCTGTGGTGGATCCTAATGCAAGGAATGAAGCATTTAATTGCAACAATGGGGATGTGTTTAAGTGGAAGGATCTTTGGAAGGTGTTGGCCGAACAATTTGGGATTGAGAATTATGGGTTTATGGAGGGTGAGAGAGTTACCTTGGTAGACTTGATGAAGGATAAAAGTCTAGTGTGGGATGAGATTGTGAGAGAGAATCAGTTGCAGCCTACAAAGTTAGAGGAAGTTGGGGTTTGGTGGTTTGCGGATATGATGTTGAAGGGAGGGGATTGGGTGGATAGTATGAATAAGAGCAAGGAGCATGGATTCTTGGGGTTTAGGAACTCTAAGGATTCGATGATTACTTGGATAGATAAGATGAAAACTTACAAGATTGTGCcttaaaaagaaggaaatgtgAATCCTTGTTAGATACAATTACTTGTAATAATGGATTTTTTTGCTGTTGTTTGATAAAATAACCATGCGATAGAAGCATGATTtaaatccaattttttatttgtgtttttattgtGGAATTTTGTGGGGGTGTGAAAATTTGCCTATAACCCTTTTGTCGTAAATTTTCCTGTACTAACGTGTATGATATGTACAGTAAAATGTATTTgcctaataaaaaaagaaaagattagtTTATATATGTATTACTTTTTAAAGTTCCATTGCGATGGTAATTTGGGGTTAATCTAACATCAATTTTATAGGAGCTCAGCCCTGACACAATATTCTATTCGCAAGGGATAGAGACAAGTCtaatgatatttatttttatgtgtattTATGTGGTATTCTATGTTTTCTTGTGTGTCCTAACTCCTATATGaatgaatctctctctctctctctctctctctctctatatatatatatatatataaccaaaatagagagaaaattcaattaaattctaaattggagtcTAAATTTGTGCCACTTGTCTcatctatttttaaatttttgtgtcaagtaaattattaggtgtagaaatcaaagagtctaaattcaattagattttaaattgaattttaattggagctcttttgcgtcatgtgtcctatctaatttttaatttttgtgataaGTGAATTATTTGGTGTAAAAATCAAGGAGTTTagattcaattaaattctaaatcatatatatatatatatatatatatatatatat
This DNA window, taken from Quercus robur chromosome 2, dhQueRobu3.1, whole genome shotgun sequence, encodes the following:
- the LOC126709455 gene encoding 3-oxo-Delta(4,5)-steroid 5-beta-reductase-like translates to MSWWWARSVGAPKKKYEEDHEAPRSYQSVGLVIGVTGIVGNSLAEILPLLDTPGGPWKVYGVARRPRPNWNKDYPVEYIQCDVSDTKETQAKLSQLTDVTHIFYVTWASRPTEAQNCETNGTMFRNVLRAVIPHTPNLKHICLQTGTKHYLGPFETFGKVKPHIPPFTEDMPRLNVPSFYYTQEDILFDEVKNKEGLTWSIHRPTTIFGFSPYSLMNIIGTFCVYAAICKHEGLTLKFPGNKDAWECYYVTSSDADLIAEQQIWAVVDPNARNEAFNCNNGDVFKWKDLWKVLAEQFGIENYGFMEGERVTLVDLMKDKSLVWDEIVRENQLQPTKLEEVGVWWFADMMLKGGDWVDSMNKSKEHGFLGFRNSKDSMITWIDKMKTYKIVP